From one Amphiura filiformis chromosome 13, Afil_fr2py, whole genome shotgun sequence genomic stretch:
- the LOC140168685 gene encoding uncharacterized protein, whose product MAHAPEATKVDKNLNKCGICLGSLRNPRRLLCQHCFCEDCLGDWIEHNQGNKAGITCPYCKKPTPIPLEGVKGIPVATGMAEAKEDYSKKLCSKCQKPDNQAIVYCKDCKHYLCQSCHDVHEAWWGGLKRHRISTIEDLISGKATLSDINNQYCTEHEGEDKKFYCETCKKPVCRDCIVLKQCCRDHDTVPIKQAADKHLIHLNEAMIKCSKKKQECQKAINKTQTIVKDLASSVKKVEDELEREKMDYVGIIETIYSNYKGEVKKVGIETNERLCNVKESLSKKLTKLERAQVLGERLSKSGSPYEIMSQCKSVLSSIQEASKVELDKVDEAMAKVQIPESTWILGHKWRQAGQFKVPCKGGYGPTGIAVASDGKIAMCDNYYRILVLSKSGDLTHTIDDGNWLGGAGDVSITSTNGFVIPKETKSCKLYDSNYKLLSEFKTYNANNIPSIARAVTVDKNGCIILGMEGKAISIHNADGSFKSSFAIPSMPWSVAVTSHEEIVVASYDNHTLQLFNYLGKCLLTFYPPPKVNTWNPRYVCCSKRDEVFVSNWSEPKAIYRYAASGVYMGCVTTDVSYPWGIALSHDDQELYVVEYGSKVVKNFKRP is encoded by the exons ATGGCACATGCACCAGAAGCCACTAAAGTAGACAAGAACTTGAATAAATGTGGTATTTGTCTCGGATCTCTCCGAAACCCTCGCAGATTACTTTGTCAACATTGTTTCTGCGAGGACTGTTTAGGTGACTGGATAGAACACAACCAGGGAAATAAAGCAGGTATTACCTGTCCATACTGTAAGAAACCAACACCAATTCCTCTGGAGGGTGTCAAAGGAATTCCAGTAGCTACAGGAATGGCAGAG GCAAAAGAAGACTACTCCAAAAAGCTGTGCAGTAAGTGTCAGAAACCAGACAACCAAGCCATAGTCTACTGTAAAGACTGCAAACACTACTTGTGTCAATCCTGTCATGATGTGCATGAGGCATGGTGGGGAGGTCTAAAACGCCATAGGATATCTACCATTGAAGATCTGATATCCGGTAAGGCCACTCTCTCTGATATCAACAACCAATACTGCACTGAACATGAAGGTGAGGACAAGAAGTTCTACTGTGAGACTTGTAAAAAACCTGTATGCAGAGACTGTATTGTATTGAAACAATGCTGTCGTGATCATGATACAGTACCTATAAAACAAGCTGCTGATAAGCATCTTATTCACCTCAATGAAGCAATGATTAAGTGCAGTAAGAAGAAGCAAGAATGCCAGAAAGCCATCAACAAAACTCAAACTATTGTAAAGGATCTTGCAAGTTCTGTTAAAAAGGTTGAAGATGAACTTGAAAGGGAAAAAATGGACTACGTGGGTATTATAGAAACCATTTACAGTAATTATAAGGGTGAGGTTAAGAAAGTGGGAATAGAAACAAATGAGAGACTTTGCAATGTGAAAGAAAGCCTgtcaaaaaaattgacaaagttAGAAAGGGCACAGGTACTAGGTGAACGGTTATCCAAATCAGGTTCCCCATATGAGATAATGAGTCAGTGTAAATCAGTGTTAAGTTCCATACAAGAGGCAAGTAAAGTGGAGTTAGATAAGGTAGATGAAGCAATGGCAAAGGTACAAATCCCTGAGTCAACTTGGATATTAGGTCATAAATGGAGACAAGCAGGTCAATTCAAAGTACCTTGTAAAGGTGGGTATGGACCTACAGGAATTGCTGTAGCATCAGATGGAAAGATAGCTATGTGTGATAATTACTATAGAATCCTAGTGCTGTCAAAGTCTGGTGATCTCACGCATACTATTGATGATGGTAATTGGTTGGGTGGAGCTGGTGATGTCAGTATCACATCCACTAATGGCTTTGTTATACCTAAAGAGACCAAATCCTGTAAGTTGTATGACAGCAACTACAAATTACTTTCTGAATTCAAAACATATAATGCAAACAATATCCCATCCATTGCTAGAGCAGTAACTGTAGACAAGAATGGGTGTATAATACTAGGTATGGAAGGTAAGgcaatatcaatacacaatgctgATGGGTCATTCAAATCTAGTTTTGCTATACCCTCTATGCCATGGAGTGTTGCTGTCACATCCCATGAAGAGATTGTAGTAGCAAGTTATGACAATCACACCCTGCAGTTATTCAACTATTTAGGCAAATGTCTCCTAACCTTTTACCCTCCTCCTAAGGTTAACACCTGGAATCCAAGGTATGTGTGTTGTAGTAAGAGAGATGAGGTGTTTGTTTCAAATTGGAGTGAACCCAAAGCTATCTATAGATATGCAGCTAGTGGTGTGTACATGGGATGTGTTACTACAGATGTCAGTTACCCATGGGGCATTGCACTCTCACATGATGACCAGGAGCTTTATGTAGTAGAGTATGGAAGTAAAGTTGTGAAAAATTTTAAAAGACCTTAG